CGAACGGCGCGTTACGGTATACGTGCGGAAACCGTCGACGGGGCCGTTTTCGACGACTTCGAGCGCGGACGCCTCGTTTTCGGCCATCTGCAGAAAACGCGCCGCCTTTCGTCGGATGTCGTCCGCGGAAACTTCGGGACCGGCCAACGCGTTCAACGTTCTCGGCTCGAACGATTTCGACGCCGGGCCCAAATCGACGCTTGAAAATTCCCGAACTTGCCGGTCGAGGGCTTTAAAACCGTCGGCGATCGCGTTTTGAGACAAGTCCGGGTTCGCCGCCAACGCTTTTTCCAGATCAACCCATCTCCAGCGGCCGGTTATGACGTTTTCCTGCAGTTCGCGAATGCGGTCGCGAATTTGGCCGGACTGCTTGTACAGCTGCTCTAGCGTCCGACGTTCCCCGTCGGACAGCGGCTCCCGATCGAAATCGCGAATCGCCCGGTCGTATGCGAACCGGGCGACGCGGGCGAGAAATTCGTCCGTCTGTTGCACCGGAAGCATGGCCAGCGGCAGACGGCCGACTTCCGACTGCGCTTGGCTCGTCAGACGCCAAATGTTGATCAGGCAACGTTTCTGGTAAGAGTGGGAATTCGCGTGCACGGCGAGCGCATTGCCGAGTTCCGTATGAAGTCGGTCGAGATCGTGGCCCAATTCGTGAAAAGAAAGCTGATATTGGTTTTCCGCCTTGAGCAGCAATGCGGTCTTCAGCTTGTCCGCACGGTACCCCCACCCCCAGACGGCGACCAGCAAAACGGCGACCACCGGCAACAGCACGGCGCTCCATCGGCGATAGCGATCCATAGGGGTGCTCCTTTCTTTCGCCGGATTGGAAGAGTCACCGTTAGCTTTCGTCTGCCGCCGGGCGATTTATGCGTTCAGGAATGCACCTCGATGTCGAAATCGTCGGTATTGTCGCACAGGCATTGTTTGAAGCCGGTCTCGACGCGGCCCCGTTCCCTTCTGCCTTTGAGAATAAATTGCTCTCCGCATTTCCGACAGCGAATGGTCACTTTCACTTTTTCGCCCATGCGAAGACCCCCCTGTTGATCCGCCCGGTCGTTCACATCCGCACCTCATCATCTGCAAATGTCGGATGATACGGCGATCTGGCGTTGGCGCGGTGCAACTTCCACCCCGCGTATCCCCAACAGATCGCCATGAATACCGCCAGCTCCCACGGATCGCGATCCGCGAGCAGGACGGCGTCGAACGCGCCGTGCCAAAGCCACGGCACGGCCAATGCGAACAACAGCCGCAGCCGTTCCGCGCGCCGACTGCCGGCGAATTTGGCCTGTCCGAACGAATAGCCCATCGCGATGCCGAACAGCGCGTGACCGGATACCGGCAACAACGCGCGGAAAAACAGATCGGCGAACGAAGTCCGGTACGACAGAGCGTACAGGACGTTTTCCAGCGTCGCGAATCCGAGCGAAACGGCAGCCGCGTAAACGATGCCGTCGTACGGCTCGTCGAACTCGCGATGCCGGTATATGGTGAAAACGAAAACGAACCATTTTACGAATTCTTCGGCCAGCGCCGAAATGCCGAACGCGTACGTCCACATCCCCGGCTCCAGCGCGACGACGAACATGCGCTGCACGACCATCGTCGGAAAAACGACGAACATGCCCGCCGCGAACAGCCGGAACACGAGTCGGACCGGTTCCGTTGCGAAACGGTCTTTCCAGTAGACGTAAGCGAGCAGCGCCACGCCGGGGGCGACCGCCGCCGCCACCACCGCCGCCGTGACCATTCCTTCTGGCCAACTCCCTTCGGCGCTAGACCCAGCCGCGGTAACGGGCCGCTTCGGCCATCCTCCGCACGCCCGCCATATAGGCGGCCAGACGCATGTCGACTTTGCGCTCCTGATGAATTTCGTAAACCCGCTCGAAACTGCGGATCATCCGCTCCCGTAGGCGATCCTCGACTTCCTTCTCCGTCCAATAGTATCCCTGATTGTTTTGGACCCATTCGAAGTACGACACGATGACGCCGCCGGCGCTGGCCAAAACGTCCGGAACGATCATCACGCCCCGTTCGGTGAGGATGCGGGTCGCTTCGGCAGTCGTCGGGCCGTTGGCCGCCTCGACCAGGACTTTTGCGCGAATGCGCGGTGCGTTCTCGCGCGTGATCTGATTTTCGATGGCGGCGGGGATCAGAATGTCGCAGTCTTTTTCCAGCAGTTCGGCGTTTGTAATCGTGTTGCGGAACTGTTTCGTCACCGTGCCGAACGAATCCCGCCGTTCCAGCAGGTCGTCGACGTCCAGTCCGCCGGGATCGTAAAGCGCGCCGTACACGTCGGAAATGCCGATGACTCTCGCGCCTCGGTCGTGCAAAAATTTGGCGAGATAACTGCCTGCGTTGCCGAATCCTTGAATAACGACGCGCGACTCCTCGAGCGGAATGCCTTTTTTGGCCAACGCGAGCTCCAGTGCGATCGTGACGCCGCGCGCCGTCGCCCATTCGCGCCCGTGGGAACCGCCCAGTACGAGCGGCTTGCCGGTAATGAAGTTCGGCGCGTCGAACTCGCGGATGCGGCTGTATTCGTCCATCATCCACGCCATGATTTGCGCGTTGGTCATGACGTCCGGCGCCGGAATATCCTTGGTCGGGCCGACGATCTGGCTGATCGCCCGAACGTAGCCACGGCTCAGCCGCTCCAATTCGCCTGCCGACATGCGCCGCGGGTCGCAGACGATGCCGCCCTTGCCCCCGCCGTAAGGCAACTCGGCGATGCCGCACTTGAGGCTCATCCAGATCGACAGCGCCTTCACCTCGTCCGCCGTCACCGAAGGGTGAAAGCGGACGCCGCCTTTCGTCGGGCCGACTGCGTCATTGTGCTGGGCTCGATACCCCGTAAAAACGCGGATCCCGCCGTCGTCCATCCGCACGGGGATGCGCACCGTCAAGAAGCGGAGCGGCTCCTTCAGCAGTTCGTACATGTCGGCGGAATATCCGAGCCGAAAGAGCGCCTCCCGGATTGTCGCCTGCGTCGCGGCCAGCAGATTCCCCTCATCCGCAGAAAACGCGGAGGATTCCGTCGGCATGCCGGCCACCTACCCGCCGACCGCCCCGAACCGTTCGCACAGCTCGCCCACGGCGCGTTCCGAAAGAATCGTTTTTCCATATTCGTCCAAAACCGCGGCCGTGACCGACGTCGCCTCGCCGTACTCGCTGAGCAGCGCGATAACGGCATGGTACCGGTCCGAGGGAACTTCCTCCGGGCGCATGCGGAAGACGTAGACGCCTTTATAGACATGAAGGGAACCGCCTTCGATTCCCAGTCTGCGAATGCACCTGACAACCTCCAGCAACGTTTCGAAGTCGCGGAACGCATACGTGACAGTATCGGTCTCTTCCAGCGTCACTTCCATCTCGTACACTTGTTCCCGGTCTTCCTCCAGAAAGCCTTCCTCGTCCGCCGGCTGCGGTTCTTGCTGGGGACGGTTCCGCGTGACGATGACGACCATGCCCTGCGCCGGAAGCACGAGCACTTCGACGGCCAGAGGGCCGGAAGCGTCGAAACCGAGCTCGTTATAGGCCTGTTCCATCATTTCGCTGAACAGTTCGTGGACTTTCGGGATTTCCCGCCACATGTCCTCCTTCCGGATTCCCCGTTCCATCAGATCGTCGAACGTCAAGAAAATCCGGATCTTGTCCTGGTTTAAACGCTCCATCTTCATAGTCAGAACCCTCCCCTGCCTTTCGTGGCGAAACGGACGACCGGAATCGCAAAGGCTTGTTCGCTTATGTATTATGTTATCACGTCTCGCACAAGAATGCATCCCCAAACAAAAGCCGCGGGAATTCCCGCGGCGAGCGTGCTGCATCTTTCACATGTCCGGTGTTTCCTTCGGGCGTTCCTCTTCGGCGCCGGTTTTCACCTTCGCCTCGATCGCCCGCGCGATCGCCCTTCCCAGCGCGTCCGCCATCGACTGACCGACGCCGCTCCAGGCGACGGAAAGCCACTGTCGGGAGCGCTGCCGTGAAAACAGCGCGGCCGTTAAGGCTCCGACGACCCCACCGAACAGAAAAGTGGCGAACCGCATCCTGCTTCCCCCGCTTCCCTGCGCTGGTTGCGCCGAAACTATCCATAGCATTCGGACGAAAGCCGGGAAGGATGCGCGGGAATGTCAGGAAACCGCCGTATCGCGCAGACGAACCCCCCACAAGAGCAGCCCGCCGACCAGCAGCAAAAACACAAGAATGAGGCCGTTGACGAATCGTCTGGCCATCCGCTGGCGCCTCAACAGCCGTTTCGAAAGCCGTATCGCCCGTCGGGAAGGAAAGCCCGCGCTTTTGTAATCGTATTCCGCCATGATCAACCCTCCCATCAGCGGCCCAATCCGCCGCGCCGTGCGTGCGCCGCGATCCCCGTTCCCTTTTTTCTCCGTTTCTTTTATACTAGAAATACTAATCTCGAACGCGCTGGCGCGCAAGGGAGGCAGCGGCCGTGAATAAACGAATGAGCGGATCGGACTATCTGTTTTCGCTTTTGTTCGTGTTCATGCTCGTTTGCGCGACGGGCGCGTTCTTTTTCGGATACCGGCTCGGCGTCGACCGGACGGTAGCGCGGCTCGCCCCGTCGCCCGCTCCGGACGTCGCCGCCAAGCCGGCCGCTTACCGTCAGCAGGATCTCGTCTCCTTCTACCACAACGTTTACGAGCCGTTCCAGACGTTTGTCGACCGCTGGTTCGCGTTTCAGGAAGAACTGGAAGCCGGTTCTTTCAGTGGGAAGTCCCCACGGCCTGGCGACATCGCCGACGCGGCGCGGCAGGCGTACCAAAAGATCGAAACTTTCAGCGTTTCCTCGCCTTCGCCGCTGCTCGAACAGGCGCATGTCGCCTATTTGAAAAGCCTCAAACTGTTTCTGCAAACCGCCGGGTCGTCCGCTCCGGCGGGCAGCGCATCCGATGAATTTTTGCGAGAAGCGAAGCGGTACGCACTCGAAGCGCAACGGCTGTATTACGCCTCGATTCTGAAATGGGAGGAGACCGTCCATCCTGTGCCGGCGCAGGAGCTGCTCGAAAAGACCGACCTTTCGTTCGACGACTGGGCGAAGCTCAACCTGAACGCCAAAAACGTGTACGTCGCCGCGCTCATGGAACGCAACGACCATTTTCTCCCCGTCCGTCCGCACGACCTGACCGCGCGTGTCGACGAACTCATCCGCTCCGACCAGCCGCGGAAATGGAACGTGTCGACCGTCGACCGGCTTGCCCAGCTGCTCGTCGACACCGACGCCGTACGACGGGACGATTTCGCTCAGAGCAAGGACCGTCTGTACGCCGGCCAGCTGCTGCCCGACCTGCCGTTTTTCCGCGGCGCGTCGGAAATGGCGGCCGGGCGAACGTCGTAAGACGGTCAGACCCTGTCGTAAAGCACGCCGTCCTTCAGCCAGGCGACGGCGGCAAGACCGCCCGCTACGTTGACGGCGCTCGCGAATCCGTTTTGCCGCAAATAGTCGCAGACCGCCGCGCTGCGAATCCCGTGGGCGCATAGAACGTAAATGTCCTCATCTTTCGTCCAACGCTGCATATGGACGGGCACAAGGCGCATCGGCACTCGTTCCGCCTGGTCCAGGACGTAGCGCTCCCATTCCTCCGGTTCCCGTACATCGACGATGCGGGCGCCTTCCAGTCTCCCCGTCACAAGACGCTTTACGAATTCAGCAGGATCGAGGTCGCGAGTTTCACCCACCGCTTTTCCTCCGTTTCGAAACAAGAATGTCCGAAACAATTTTGCAGATTTTATTGTCGCAAACCGCCCGCACTGTTTGCAATTCCTTCCCGACTGCGCTAGAATGGAGTCGATTTGAAACCACCACCCGAACAACTGCATGTCGAAAGGAAGGCCAAGAAATCATGTCCGAACTGGTCGTTGAGGCGTTTATCGAAATTCCGTCCGGAAGCCAGAACAAGTACGAATACGACAAGGAGCGCGGCGTCTTTTTTCTCGACCGGGTGCTCTACTCGCCGATGCATTATCCGGCAGACTACGGCAGTCTGAAAGGAACGCTCGCCCTTGACGGCGATCCGCTCGACATCCTCGTGCTGACGACGTTCCCGACGTTTCCGGGATGCGTGATCGAAGCGCGCGTCGTCGGCGCGCTGATCATGTCGGACGACAAGGGCCAGGACGAAAAGTTGCTCGGCGTCCCGAAAAACGATCCGCGCTGGAACCATGTCCGTGACTTGAACGACGTTCCCGAACATACGCTGAAAGAAATTGCTCATTTTTTCCAGACCTACAAAGACCTAGAAAACAAACGAACAGTCATCGAAGGTTGGAAAGACGCCGCGTTCGCGCGCAATCTCTACGAAGAATGCGTCAAACGTTATGAAGAACGCCGCGGATGACGGATCGGCCGTCTTTGCGGATTCGGCTGCGAACTCGGGACAACAGCGCGGTCCCGGGTTCCGTCATTTTTGACAACGACTTCGAAAACGACGGGGGAGAATCGACGTCATGTTCAAAGTGCTGGTATCCGACCCGGTCAGCGATCACGGCATCCGCCAGTTGGTCGAGGCGCCCGACGTCCAGGTCGACAAGAAAACCGGCCTGAGCGAGGACGAACTGGTCGCAATCATCGGGGAATACGACGCCCTGCTCGTGCGCAGCCAGACCAAGGTGACGAAGCGGGTGTTGGAGGCCGGCACGCGTCTGAAAGTCGTCGGCCGCGCGGGAGTCGGCGTCGACAACATCGACCTCGACGCCGCAACGTCGCGCGGCATTATCGTAATCAACGCGCCGGACGGCAACACGATCACCACGTGCGAGCATACGTTCGCGATGATGATGGCGCTGGCCCGTCACATTCCGCAGGCGTACGCCAAGACGATCGCCGGCCAATGGGATCGGAAGTCGTTCGTCGGCGTCGAACTGCGCAACAAAACGCTCGGCATCATCGGCGTCGGCCGGATCGGTTCGGAAGTCGCCAAGCGTGCGAAAGCGTTCGGCATGGACGTCGTCGGCTACGACCCGTACATGACGGAGGAACGCGCCGAAAAGCTCGGCATCCGGCTCGGCACGATCGACGACATTTTGGAACAGGCCGATTTCATCACTGTCCACACGCCGCTTACGCCGGAAACGCGGCATATGATCGGCAAACCCCAATTTGAACGCATGAAGCGCGGCGTACGCATCATCAACTGCGCGCGCGGCGGCATCATCGACGAAGAGGCGCTGCTAGAAGCGATCGAGCGCGGCATCGTGGCCGGCGCGGCCGTCGACGTCTTCGAGGAGGAGCCGCCGCGGCCCGATCATCCGTTTTTCCGCAACCCGCATATCATCGTCACGCCGCACCTCGGCGCCTCCACGATCGAGGCGCAAGAAAACGTCGCGATCGATGTATCCGAACAGATGCTGCGCGCGCTGCGCAACGAACCGTTCAAAAACGCCGTCAACCTGCCGCAGGTAGCGCCGGACGTTTTGAAAAAACTGCAGCCTTATTTCGGCCTCGGCGAACGGATCGGCCGCTTTCTCGGCCAGGTCATCCAGGGCGCCGTCCATGAAATCCAAATCGATTATTCAGGCGACCTCGTCGAATGGGACATGAACCCGCTGACGCGTTACATCGTCAAAGGAGCGTTAACCCCGCATCTTGGCGACGAGGTCAACATCGTCAACGCCCTATACCTGGCCAAAACGCGCGACATCGCGGTTTCGGTGCGCAAATCGTCGGCCAGTCGCGGCTTTACAAACCTGGTGCGCGTGTCGCTGCGTTCGAATCGGGAAGAACGGACGGCAGCGGGAACGCTTCTTTCGGGATACGGCGAACGGATCGTCGAAATCGACGGCTATCCCGTCGACGTAGCACCGGAAGGACATCTTCTTCTCGTCTCCCATTTCGACAAACCCGGCATCATCGGCCGCCTCGGCACGACGCTCGGCGCCAACGACGTCAACATCGCGACCATGCAGGTCGGACGCAAGACGGTCGGCGGCCCGGCGATCATGGTACTCGCGGTAGACAAGCCGGTGCCGAAAGACGTGCTGGCGGAAATCGCGCGTCAGCCGGAAATCCGGTCCGTTCGTGAAATCGACCTGTAAGCCGGTTTTGTTCCACGAACAACAAGATCATTCTTCCGCCTTCGACGCCGTTCGCGCCCGTTCTCGCCCGGCGCCGGCGTCGGGGCGGGTCACGGCCGCCGCCGGACGGGCAAGAGGATCGAAAAGGTCGATCCTTGTCCGACGGTGCTTTCGACGTCGATGCGACCGCCGTGCGCCTCGACGATCTGCCGGGCGATCGCCAGACCGAGCCCGGTGCCGCCGCCGGACGACCGCGTCCTCGCCTTGTCCGCCTTGTAAAAACGTTCGAAAATAAACGGCAAATCTTCCGCCGCAATCCCTTGTCCCTCGTCGGCGACCGAAACGCGGACATACGTTCCCGCCGCCGACTCCTCTCGAGCCGCGCTAATCCGGATCCGCTTGCCGGAAGGCGTATGGCGGAGCGCGTTGTCCAACAAGTTGGTCAGCACCTGTTCCAAACGGTCTTCGTCGGCCTCCTCCAACGTCAGAGGCTCGTCAGCCGGCATGTCGAGCTCGACCGAAACACCGTGTTCCTTGCCGTAAACCGCAAACTTCCGCCAGACGCGGTCGAGCATAAGCCGCAAGTCTGTTGGGGCGAAGCGGAAATCCATATGCCCTGATTCCATTCTCGCCAGATCGAGTAAGTCGCGGACGAGCCTACCCATACGCACGGATTCGTCATAAATGATACGGGCGATTTCCCGGCGTTCTTCCGGCGTCGACGCAATGTCGTCAAGCAACGCCTCGCTGTATCCCTGCAACATCGACAGCGGCGTCCGCAACTCGTGCGAGACGTTGGCGACGAAATCTTTGCGCAGCCTGTCGAGCCGGTATTCCTCCGTCACGTCGCGCAGGACGGCGACCGCGCCGCGAACGGCATTTTCGCCGTCTCCGGACAGCGGCGTTACGACGACGGAAAACACCTCGTTTCGGACGTGCAGCTTGGCGTGCACCTCCCGCCGCTCATCCACCGCCGTTCGAAACGGCTGCGCAAGCGGTTGCGGCAGACGGCGCCCGCGTTCCCTTCCGCCTTCTGCTTCGACGCTGCGCGCGACACCCGCAACGCCGTCTGGACCGCCGTCTTCGTCGTCCAACGCATTCCACTGTTCGATCAAGCTTTCCCCCGGCGGGTTGGCCAGAAGCACGCGGCCTTCCGCGTCGAACGTCACGACGGCATCCGTCATACTCCGCAAAATGCCCGACAACAGTTCCTTTTCGTGGCGCAAATCGCGGATCGACCGCTCTAACCATTCCGCCATATGGTTGTAAGCACGCGCCAATTCTCCGATTTCATCGGACGAGGGAACGGGAACCCGCGTCGTATAGTCGCCGCGGGTAATGGCATCCGTCCCGGCTTTCAGCTGCAAGAGCGGCCGCGTAATGCGCGTCGACAGGAAAAACGCGAAAAAGGTCGTCAACAAAAACCCAATGACAATCGCAATAAAAAACAATTTTGTATAATATTGTTGTATATAGACGAACTCAATCCTCTTTTGATAAACAATCGCAAGCCCCGACGCCGACCCGTCCGCCCCGCGAACGGGAACCGCCCATGCAAGGTAATAGTCTGCGCCGTCTTCTTTCCAAAACCGGACCGGCCCTTCCGGACGGCTGGATTCGAGCACCCGGCGCAGGGCGTCGGCGCCGAACAACGGCACCAGCGCCGGCGCGGCCGACGTATCGCCTGCAGCCGGAACAAGATTTGTCGAAAGCAGGACGAGCCCTGCGTCCTGTGCGTGCAGCAAGTCGGCGACGAGCGTCAGATAGTCCCCGGCGTCGCGGTGGGCGGATATCTGTTCCGCTACGCGCGAGGCAACGCGCAGCAAATGGCGCTCCTGGTCCACCGGCACGATCATGTTGGAATCGATAAACCGGCCGAGCAGCAGACTGTTGATCAGAAGGACGACGGCCACAAGTCCGATGATCGTCGCCCATAGCTTGCCGACGACGCTTTTCCAGAACCGGATGTTGAAGACAAACACGTTACTTCGGCACCTCGAGCTTGTAACCGACACCCCACACCGTCGTGATCATCGCGGCGGCTTCTGGACAGACGCGGTTCAATTTTTCCCGCAACCGTTTGACGTGGGTGTCGACCGTCCGCAAATCGCCGAAAAATTCATAATGCCACACGTCGCGCAACAGCTCTTCGCGCGAGAAAACTTTGTCGGGCGACGACGCCAAATAGTGGAGGAGTTCGTATTCCTTCGGCGTCAGATGCACTTCCTGGCCGCAGGCGGTGACGCGACGGGCATCATATTCGATGACGAGATGCGGAAACATGATCGTACTGCCGCCCCGATCCTGCGGCGCAAACGTCGACGCCGTCGACCTGCGCAATACAGCCTTGACGCGGTAGACAATTTCCCGCGGACTGAACGGTTTGACGACATAATCGTCGGCTCCCGCTTCGAATCCCTGGACTCGGCTCGACTCCTCCCCGCGCGCTGTCAGCATGATGACGGGCGTCGCCTTCGCCTGGCGAAGCCTCTGACAGACTTCGATGCCGTCCATGCCCGGCATCATCAAATCGAGCACGATGAGATGGTAGTCCGTCTCCAAGGCGGCGCGAAGCGTCGACGGGCCGTCTTGCGCCTCGTCGACGCGATATCCTTCTTTCTCCAGATACATTTTGAGCAAACGGCGGATTCGCTCCTCGTCGTCCGCCACCAAAATCCGAACCGGCTCGCTCAACGCCCGAAACCTCCTTTTGTCCGACGCCTCAAACCCCGGCATACGAATGCAGACCGGCGATCACGAGATTGACACCGACCAGCGTAAACATGACGACCAGAAAACCGAGAACACACAGCCAGGCCGACCGCATCCCACGCCATCCCCACGACAGCCGCAAATGGAGATAAGCCGTATAAAACAGCCATGTGATGAACGCCCACGTTTCTTTCGGGTCCCAGCCCCAAAACCTTCCCCAGGCTTCTTGCGCCCAAATCATGGCGAACACCAGCGCGCCGAGCGAAAAGATCGGATACCCGATGGCGATGGCGCGATAACTGACCTCATCGAGATCCTCGGGATCAAGCCCCGAAATGAGCGGCGCGACCGCCTGGCCGAGCGGCTTGCGCGCCACCGTCCGCAACAAGCCGTAAAGAACGGCACCACCCGCCAGCGACCAGATCACCGTATTCAACTTTCGGCCGGCCTGCACGCCGTTCATCCAGGACGGCGCCCGAAACAACGGCCGCGAAAGCCCCAAAAACGGATCCATCGACAAAAGTTCGCCGTCTGCCGGCGCGACGATCGGCGGCAACGTGTAAGTGACCGTCCGGACCGCGGAACCGGTCGACTGCTTGTCCGCAGCCGGCTGCCCTTCGCGGAAAACAGCCTCATAACCCGCGGCGCGAAACGTATAAACCAAAATCGCAAACGCCGCGATGACCAATCCCAGATACAACGTGAATTCGACGCCGCGGCGCGGCCACGTCCGACGAAAATCGACCGTGCGCACGAGATACATGAGCGCCGCCGCAAACCCCACCGCAAAGAACGCTTCCCCGGCGGCGGCCGTCGTCACATGGAGGTACAGCCAGTAGCTTTGCAACGCCGGGATGAGGGGCTGAATCTCTTTCGGAAAAACCGAGGCGTAGGCCAGAAGTACGACGCAGACCGGCATCGCGAACGCTCCGAACACCGGCGCCCGGTAAAACGCGTACAAAAGCAAAAACGCCCCCGCCGTCATCATGGCCAAAAACGCCATAAACTCAAACATGTTGCTGGTCGGAATATGTCCGGCCGCCGCCCAGCGCGTTCCGAAAAAAACCGCATGCGACACGAAGCCGACGGCCGCAAGCCCGTAGCTGTACCACCCCCATCGTCTGGAATGGGTTTCGGGCGAACGGTTCGACCATCGCCGCCCCGTGATCGCGACGGCGAACCCGATGAACGCCAAACAATAAAGCAAGAACGCGACGAACAGAAACGCACTGCTGACCGCCGTCAGGTCCATGAACGTTTGCCTCCTTTGTCGATCGCGCGCGGATCTGTCGGAAATCCCGCCTCGCGCAGGACCCGCGCCACTTCCAGCCGAAAACCGAACCAGTTTTTGTTCGTATGGGCACCGAGCAGCAATTCGCCGTTTTCAACCTGCACCCAGACGCGACGGTGTTGCCAGTAAAGCCCGATACATACACCGATGATGAAGACGGCCGCTCCCGCCAGAACAAACGGTAACGCTTTTTCCTTGCGCACATTCAGATAACTGGTATAGAGCGAAAACTCCAAATCTTCCTGCATCGATTCCACCGAAAGCGAAAACGGGCTGCCCGCCGCACGGTTGAGGTCGGCTTCCCGGTACGTTTCCTTGTCCGCGGGCCGGACCAAATAAAGATGGCTGACGCCATCGGCCGGCAAATTCGGTCCGGTAATGCGAAAGACGTACGCGGGAGCTCGCGGCACGGGAGAACGAGTCGTCGGCCGTCCTTCCGCATCGAGCGAAAAATCAGGAAAATAGCGGACCAATTCCAATTTGTACGCCCCAACCCGATATTCCGTCTCCGGTTGCTTCGTGCGCAGCTCCAGTTTTCCGATCGTCTCCCCCGTCACTGCGTTCCGCAGCGTCGG
This region of Candidatus Reconcilbacillus cellulovorans genomic DNA includes:
- a CDS encoding germination protein YpeB, with product MDRYRRWSAVLLPVVAVLLVAVWGWGYRADKLKTALLLKAENQYQLSFHELGHDLDRLHTELGNALAVHANSHSYQKRCLINIWRLTSQAQSEVGRLPLAMLPVQQTDEFLARVARFAYDRAIRDFDREPLSDGERRTLEQLYKQSGQIRDRIRELQENVITGRWRWVDLEKALAANPDLSQNAIADGFKALDRQVREFSSVDLGPASKSFEPRTLNALAGPEVSADDIRRKAARFLQMAENEASALEVVENGPVDGFRTYTVTRRSSDGVEMLDYTRKGGQLIRYLHDRPIGDRTLSGEEAGEIAWRALEENGFSEVAPVSYDEYDNVAVFTYAAERGGVVYYPERLTARVALDNGELVGLEAVDWLTEKKGDVPAAPVLSREEAAKLLHPEFRVQTARLAVIRNESGQDVLCHEFDGVIQGMRMRVFLNASTGVEEKVEAVKA
- a CDS encoding adaptor protein (enables recognition and targeting of proteins for proteolysis, involved in negative regulation of competence); translation: MKMERLNQDKIRIFLTFDDLMERGIRKEDMWREIPKVHELFSEMMEQAYNELGFDASGPLAVEVLVLPAQGMVVIVTRNRPQQEPQPADEEGFLEEDREQVYEMEVTLEETDTVTYAFRDFETLLEVVRCIRRLGIEGGSLHVYKGVYVFRMRPEEVPSDRYHAVIALLSEYGEATSVTAAVLDEYGKTILSERAVGELCERFGAVGG
- a CDS encoding phosphoglycerate dehydrogenase, which encodes MFKVLVSDPVSDHGIRQLVEAPDVQVDKKTGLSEDELVAIIGEYDALLVRSQTKVTKRVLEAGTRLKVVGRAGVGVDNIDLDAATSRGIIVINAPDGNTITTCEHTFAMMMALARHIPQAYAKTIAGQWDRKSFVGVELRNKTLGIIGVGRIGSEVAKRAKAFGMDVVGYDPYMTEERAEKLGIRLGTIDDILEQADFITVHTPLTPETRHMIGKPQFERMKRGVRIINCARGGIIDEEALLEAIERGIVAGAAVDVFEEEPPRPDHPFFRNPHIIVTPHLGASTIEAQENVAIDVSEQMLRALRNEPFKNAVNLPQVAPDVLKKLQPYFGLGERIGRFLGQVIQGAVHEIQIDYSGDLVEWDMNPLTRYIVKGALTPHLGDEVNIVNALYLAKTRDIAVSVRKSSASRGFTNLVRVSLRSNREERTAAGTLLSGYGERIVEIDGYPVDVAPEGHLLLVSHFDKPGIIGRLGTTLGANDVNIATMQVGRKTVGGPAIMVLAVDKPVPKDVLAEIARQPEIRSVREIDL
- a CDS encoding inorganic diphosphatase; this translates as MSELVVEAFIEIPSGSQNKYEYDKERGVFFLDRVLYSPMHYPADYGSLKGTLALDGDPLDILVLTTFPTFPGCVIEARVVGALIMSDDKGQDEKLLGVPKNDPRWNHVRDLNDVPEHTLKEIAHFFQTYKDLENKRTVIEGWKDAAFARNLYEECVKRYEERRG
- a CDS encoding c-type cytochrome biogenesis protein CcsB, yielding MDLTAVSSAFLFVAFLLYCLAFIGFAVAITGRRWSNRSPETHSRRWGWYSYGLAAVGFVSHAVFFGTRWAAAGHIPTSNMFEFMAFLAMMTAGAFLLLYAFYRAPVFGAFAMPVCVVLLAYASVFPKEIQPLIPALQSYWLYLHVTTAAAGEAFFAVGFAAALMYLVRTVDFRRTWPRRGVEFTLYLGLVIAAFAILVYTFRAAGYEAVFREGQPAADKQSTGSAVRTVTYTLPPIVAPADGELLSMDPFLGLSRPLFRAPSWMNGVQAGRKLNTVIWSLAGGAVLYGLLRTVARKPLGQAVAPLISGLDPEDLDEVSYRAIAIGYPIFSLGALVFAMIWAQEAWGRFWGWDPKETWAFITWLFYTAYLHLRLSWGWRGMRSAWLCVLGFLVVMFTLVGVNLVIAGLHSYAGV
- a CDS encoding glutamate dehydrogenase, encoding MPTESSAFSADEGNLLAATQATIREALFRLGYSADMYELLKEPLRFLTVRIPVRMDDGGIRVFTGYRAQHNDAVGPTKGGVRFHPSVTADEVKALSIWMSLKCGIAELPYGGGKGGIVCDPRRMSAGELERLSRGYVRAISQIVGPTKDIPAPDVMTNAQIMAWMMDEYSRIREFDAPNFITGKPLVLGGSHGREWATARGVTIALELALAKKGIPLEESRVVIQGFGNAGSYLAKFLHDRGARVIGISDVYGALYDPGGLDVDDLLERRDSFGTVTKQFRNTITNAELLEKDCDILIPAAIENQITRENAPRIRAKVLVEAANGPTTAEATRILTERGVMIVPDVLASAGGVIVSYFEWVQNNQGYYWTEKEVEDRLRERMIRSFERVYEIHQERKVDMRLAAYMAGVRRMAEAARYRGWV
- a CDS encoding DNA-binding response regulator, with translation MPGFEASDKRRFRALSEPVRILVADDEERIRRLLKMYLEKEGYRVDEAQDGPSTLRAALETDYHLIVLDLMMPGMDGIEVCQRLRQAKATPVIMLTARGEESSRVQGFEAGADDYVVKPFSPREIVYRVKAVLRRSTASTFAPQDRGGSTIMFPHLVIEYDARRVTACGQEVHLTPKEYELLHYLASSPDKVFSREELLRDVWHYEFFGDLRTVDTHVKRLREKLNRVCPEAAAMITTVWGVGYKLEVPK